A window from Roseburia sp. 499 encodes these proteins:
- a CDS encoding methyl-accepting chemotaxis protein, which translates to MREQNKYRFNDEKERYHVMNRLYLLSADFLMLILLLFLVLKLVMKRIALPTAIGNIIIILVSCLINVFIFFGDRSTKNLKKAITIELGVEFLLLGLQTDATFLSLALIGVLAVQIPYYDKKAYKQNIIFYVILYIIVEVVHGVKGNMVQNISTLGTILLVLGIFYVLTRIGTISKQFSDDALGSVAEQNEKQRTMVENIVSISRIVKEESDRSTEMVDSLVGATETVTSSMQEISSATSLTAQNIEEQNNMTQSIQEAINMTGESSKRMVGIATESNESIQENMKVMEKLKEQSVQIADTNNQVTESMERLQNKTKEVEEIAGMILNISSQTNLLALNASIESARAGEAGRGFAVVADQIRQLAEQTRSSTEEITRIINELNENANEVVVSVESSVGAAESQNEMILSAADTFEKLNSNMVELIGNINEIDERITNLSDSNNKIVENISHLSATTEEVTASAEQASNMSVQNLEFAQQAKEAIGQIKSTTDNLEQYI; encoded by the coding sequence ATGAGAGAACAAAATAAGTACCGTTTTAATGACGAAAAAGAACGTTATCATGTAATGAATCGATTATATCTGTTATCGGCAGATTTTTTAATGTTAATATTGTTACTTTTCTTGGTCTTGAAATTAGTGATGAAGAGGATTGCATTGCCAACGGCAATCGGAAATATAATCATTATCCTTGTGTCTTGCCTTATCAATGTTTTTATTTTCTTTGGTGACAGATCCACCAAGAATTTGAAGAAAGCCATTACCATAGAATTGGGTGTGGAATTTTTGTTACTTGGACTTCAAACGGATGCCACGTTTTTGAGTCTTGCGTTAATTGGCGTGTTGGCAGTGCAGATTCCTTATTATGATAAAAAGGCATATAAGCAGAATATAATATTTTATGTAATACTCTATATTATTGTAGAAGTGGTTCATGGAGTGAAGGGAAATATGGTGCAGAATATTAGTACCTTAGGTACGATTTTGCTTGTACTTGGAATATTTTATGTATTAACCAGAATTGGAACTATTTCCAAACAGTTCAGTGATGATGCATTGGGAAGTGTAGCTGAGCAGAACGAAAAGCAAAGAACTATGGTGGAGAATATTGTATCCATATCCAGAATCGTCAAAGAAGAGTCAGACCGGAGTACAGAAATGGTTGACAGTCTGGTAGGGGCTACGGAAACCGTGACGAGCAGTATGCAGGAGATTTCATCTGCAACGAGTCTGACGGCTCAGAACATTGAGGAACAGAACAATATGACTCAGAGTATTCAAGAAGCAATCAATATGACCGGAGAAAGTTCCAAGAGAATGGTAGGAATTGCAACAGAGTCCAATGAGAGTATCCAGGAAAACATGAAGGTAATGGAGAAATTAAAGGAGCAGTCAGTACAGATCGCGGATACGAATAATCAAGTGACGGAGTCGATGGAGAGACTTCAGAATAAAACAAAAGAAGTAGAAGAAATTGCAGGCATGATTTTGAATATTTCCAGTCAGACGAATCTATTGGCATTGAATGCATCGATTGAAAGTGCAAGGGCAGGCGAAGCAGGAAGAGGATTTGCAGTAGTAGCGGATCAGATACGTCAGTTGGCAGAGCAGACAAGAAGTTCGACAGAAGAGATTACAAGAATTATCAATGAGTTAAATGAAAATGCGAATGAGGTAGTTGTCTCTGTGGAAAGCTCTGTGGGAGCAGCAGAGAGTCAAAATGAGATGATTCTTTCAGCAGCAGATACTTTTGAGAAACTGAATTCTAATATGGTAGAATTGATTGGAAATATTAATGAAATAGACGAGAGAATTACCAATCTCTCCGATTCTAACAATAAGATTGTTGAGAATATTTCTCATCTGTCGGCAACGACAGAAGAAGTAACAGCAAGCGCAGAGCAGGCAAGCAATATGAGTGTTCAGAACCTTGAATTTGCACAGCAGGCAAAGGAGGCAATTGGTCAGATTAAGAGTACCACAGATAACCTGGAACAATATATTTAA